A single uncultured Methanolobus sp. DNA region contains:
- a CDS encoding ABC transporter permease: MDRKRSGHIISRGLEYAITFFLILAINFFLPRVMPGGPLLSIMGTQGSDLPVVIDEEMKYKLMEYYHLNDPLHIQFIHYISDALHLDFGYSIFYNVPVVDILIGRLPWTILLMGTALLFSTIFGIIIGLESAWKRGGKLDHALLVIMPFFRSIPAFFLGAVMIFVFGYKTGWFPTSGAITPYMNYAGFTDHAMDIISHLTLPMLCLAAFEMPGTYLLVRNVCAQQLGKPYVLMAEARGLKERTIKKHVLINSIVPVINQIAAMLGFMVAGAVFIETVFSYPGMGMLVYNSFIERDYPVLQGAFIFMSLVVLACNYAADIACSYIDGRSGQE, from the coding sequence ATGGACAGGAAAAGATCAGGGCATATAATATCCAGGGGCTTGGAGTATGCCATCACCTTTTTCCTGATCCTTGCAATCAATTTTTTTCTTCCCCGGGTAATGCCCGGTGGACCACTACTCAGTATCATGGGCACCCAGGGCTCTGATCTTCCTGTGGTAATCGATGAGGAAATGAAGTATAAACTGATGGAATACTATCATCTCAATGACCCACTTCATATCCAGTTCATACATTACATTTCAGATGCACTACATCTTGATTTCGGTTATTCTATTTTCTATAATGTGCCCGTAGTTGACATTCTCATAGGAAGGCTTCCATGGACCATACTTCTCATGGGCACTGCTCTTTTATTTTCAACGATTTTTGGAATTATAATTGGTCTTGAATCTGCCTGGAAACGCGGAGGAAAACTGGACCATGCACTTCTTGTAATAATGCCATTTTTCAGGTCAATACCTGCATTTTTCCTTGGAGCTGTCATGATATTTGTATTCGGATACAAAACAGGATGGTTTCCGACTTCAGGTGCAATAACCCCGTACATGAATTATGCAGGGTTCACTGACCATGCAATGGATATTATTTCCCACCTCACGTTACCAATGCTATGTCTTGCTGCCTTTGAAATGCCGGGAACATATCTTCTCGTGAGGAACGTCTGCGCCCAGCAACTGGGAAAACCATATGTGCTCATGGCAGAAGCCAGAGGGCTAAAAGAGCGAACAATAAAAAAACACGTGCTCATCAATTCGATCGTTCCTGTGATAAACCAGATAGCTGCAATGCTTGGTTTCATGGTTGCAGGTGCAGTTTTCATAGAAACTGTATTCTCATATCCGGGAATGGGAATGCTTGTCTATAACTCGTTCATAGAACGTGATTATCCGGTACTTCAGGGAGCTTTCATATTCATGTCACTGGTGGTGCTGGCATGTAACTATGCGGCTGATATTGCATGTTCCTATATTGACGGAAGATCAGGGCAGGAGTGA
- a CDS encoding phosphate uptake regulator PhoU, whose protein sequence is MEWVREGGLTAGDTVILTVRPDRSLLISSDQSKMKKNVRSKVDMTASEDQEENFRTLVANYLVGYDIIRIVSPGGFSAAERKYLKESARKRLIGIEIVEETRTEIILQNLLNFQDISLEKSLQSMYRIIFSMMEDSVVALREADVELAKDIVHRDNDVDKFYLLSVRQIKAALDDSTLAGKIGIKDSKDCLGYRLIVKLMERIGDHVQSISHSVIQMDGEKGDNDEIIEMGLLTQKLFQDSFNSMMSIDTDLANHVMRTSKMSIALGNKIIQKSEHSERSFSLSGERQRKIIESFQRISEYSADIAEMVINMKATHIKQILSEEAQALEQA, encoded by the coding sequence ATTGAATGGGTAAGGGAAGGCGGACTCACTGCAGGTGACACTGTAATACTTACCGTAAGGCCGGACAGGTCACTTCTTATCAGCTCTGACCAGAGCAAAATGAAAAAGAATGTCCGCTCAAAGGTCGATATGACCGCATCAGAGGACCAGGAAGAGAATTTCAGGACTCTAGTTGCAAATTATCTTGTAGGTTATGATATTATCAGAATCGTTTCTCCCGGAGGATTCTCGGCAGCAGAGCGTAAGTACCTGAAGGAATCTGCCCGCAAGCGCCTTATAGGCATAGAGATCGTCGAGGAGACAAGGACAGAGATAATACTCCAGAACCTGCTGAATTTCCAGGATATCTCCCTTGAGAAATCCCTACAGAGTATGTACCGCATTATTTTCTCCATGATGGAGGATTCTGTTGTGGCATTAAGAGAAGCTGATGTGGAACTTGCAAAGGATATTGTTCACAGGGATAACGATGTTGACAAGTTCTATCTTTTAAGTGTCAGGCAGATAAAAGCAGCACTGGATGATTCCACGCTTGCAGGTAAGATAGGTATAAAAGACTCCAAGGATTGTCTTGGTTATCGTCTTATAGTTAAGCTCATGGAGCGTATTGGCGATCATGTTCAAAGCATATCTCATAGTGTGATCCAGATGGATGGCGAAAAAGGAGATAATGACGAGATCATCGAAATGGGCCTGCTTACCCAGAAATTGTTCCAGGATTCTTTCAATTCGATGATGAGTATTGATACTGACCTTGCGAACCATGTTATGAGAACTTCCAAGATGTCAATTGCTCTTGGAAATAAAATAATCCAGAAGTCTGAGCATAGTGAGAGATCATTTTCTCTTTCAGGTGAGCGCCAGAGAAAAATAATAGAGAGCTTCCAGCGTATATCAGAATACAGTGCCGATATAGCTGAAATGGTCATCAATATGAAAGCTACTCACATCAAGCAGATCTTATCAGAAGAGGCCCAGGCACTCGAACAGGCTTGA
- a CDS encoding archaellin/type IV pilin N-terminal domain-containing protein — protein MAGNDMKVFFNDNRGVTVIFGTLLLILITIIAASSVAYMISTTQKQAMDLESHQQAVENENLKIVSIDPHGDGSNWQSIDLKILNLNIEDSYISAIRINDGFFLNFRAYDDSSSETFDTYNGYPAVYNANHRLKVPATKSKTVHLNFSDINVQGTETIDTSAWTNNSTDFIYSLKKHPWNAYGEYSFTYNLTYENGTNCIENSNITINNDTRQITFLGTASGGNLTNTSDYNLTYSLNFVSYAGSSPSERDSVRVELITSYINIFREVFTPPMPVAAVQFKVEYLQNGNGTQSPNSYLILDASDSTDIDGFITSYKWAIWKDSGNGTTTLYDYDLQGMIVRPNGIDPYNDHNVTIDLLLTDDDGMTSRLSQVSGNLTIL, from the coding sequence ATGGCTGGCAACGATATGAAAGTGTTTTTCAACGACAACCGTGGTGTCACAGTTATATTTGGCACCTTGTTACTGATACTGATCACAATAATTGCTGCTTCAAGTGTTGCCTACATGATTTCCACTACCCAGAAACAGGCTATGGATCTTGAAAGCCATCAGCAGGCAGTCGAAAACGAGAACCTGAAAATAGTTTCCATCGATCCACATGGGGATGGTTCAAACTGGCAGTCCATTGATCTGAAAATACTTAACCTCAATATTGAGGATTCCTACATATCAGCAATCCGCATAAATGATGGATTTTTCCTTAATTTCCGGGCTTATGATGATTCTTCATCTGAAACGTTCGATACTTACAATGGATACCCTGCTGTTTACAATGCAAACCACAGGCTGAAGGTCCCTGCAACAAAAAGCAAGACTGTCCATCTGAATTTTTCAGATATTAATGTTCAGGGAACTGAAACTATTGATACTTCTGCCTGGACTAATAATAGCACAGACTTCATTTATTCTCTCAAAAAGCATCCATGGAATGCTTATGGCGAATATTCATTTACTTATAATCTCACATATGAAAACGGGACAAATTGTATCGAAAACAGCAATATTACGATAAATAACGATACTCGTCAGATAACATTCTTAGGTACGGCTTCTGGTGGGAACTTAACCAATACATCAGATTATAATCTAACATATTCACTGAATTTTGTGTCGTATGCAGGCAGCTCTCCTTCAGAAAGAGATTCTGTAAGAGTTGAACTTATTACTTCATACATCAACATCTTCAGGGAAGTTTTCACTCCGCCAATGCCGGTGGCAGCAGTACAATTCAAAGTTGAATATCTGCAAAACGGGAATGGGACACAGAGTCCTAATAGCTACCTGATATTGGATGCTTCAGATTCCACTGATATTGATGGTTTTATCACCAGCTACAAATGGGCCATCTGGAAGGATTCAGGTAACGGGACAACAACCCTTTACGATTACGATCTTCAGGGAATGATTGTAAGGCCAAATGGAATCGACCCGTATAACGATCATAATGTAACCATCGATCTTCTGCTAACCGATGATGATGGCATGACCTCCAGACTAAGTCAGGTATCAGGTAACCTGACAATTCTTTAA
- a CDS encoding ATP-binding cassette domain-containing protein yields MDDSCLIKVNNVSKVFKRKGMFRNEPEIKALDNVSLTVKKGEVLGIIGESGSGKTTLGKLILGLLKPSSGNISFADINNKSTGTGKPVVQVIFQDPYDSLSHMMTVEQLVAEPCIIRNRKNVDRNMIVRALESVGLIPVESFLHKYPHTLSGGQRQRVAIARAIITEPDMIIADEPISMLDASIGVDILNLMLDMKEKMGITFMFITHDIAAAAYISDDIAVMKDGKIVEHGSRKQIISDCCHEYTRSLLFSVTGGK; encoded by the coding sequence ATGGACGATTCCTGTCTCATAAAAGTAAATAATGTCAGTAAGGTATTCAAGCGTAAAGGCATGTTCAGAAATGAACCCGAGATTAAAGCTCTTGATAATGTATCCCTTACTGTTAAAAAAGGCGAGGTTCTTGGAATCATCGGTGAAAGCGGAAGCGGGAAGACCACTCTTGGTAAACTGATACTGGGTCTGTTGAAGCCAAGTTCAGGAAACATCTCATTTGCCGATATCAATAACAAGTCTACAGGAACCGGAAAACCTGTTGTCCAGGTAATATTCCAGGACCCTTATGATTCACTGAGCCACATGATGACAGTTGAACAACTGGTTGCAGAACCTTGCATTATCCGGAACAGGAAAAATGTTGACAGGAACATGATCGTTCGTGCCCTTGAATCTGTTGGACTCATACCAGTTGAGAGTTTCCTTCACAAATATCCGCATACCCTTAGTGGAGGACAACGTCAGAGAGTTGCAATAGCAAGGGCGATAATCACAGAACCTGACATGATAATTGCAGATGAACCAATATCCATGCTGGATGCATCCATTGGAGTTGACATCCTCAACCTGATGCTTGACATGAAGGAAAAAATGGGTATTACTTTCATGTTTATAACACATGATATTGCAGCAGCAGCGTATATATCAGATGACATTGCTGTCATGAAAGACGGGAAAATTGTCGAACATGGTTCAAGAAAGCAGATAATTTCTGATTGTTGTCATGAGTACACAAGGTCACTGCTTTTTTCGGTAACAGGTGGAAAGTAA
- a CDS encoding ABC transporter ATP-binding protein yields the protein MSLLKINDLKCHYQTDNNAVKAVDGVSFEIEEGEILGIVGESGSGKTTVALSIMGLLPENTAITGEITYNKNEISSLSETEMDRFRWKDIAIVFQNGLEVLNPVMKVGSQVIEPMMKHLDIDSHQAQNKCADLFRTVHLDPKWMDSYPHQLSGGMRQRVLLAMALSCDPKLLILDEVTSALDAFTRKEIRDLLVELQEKNGYTMLMISHDITFVSSVASRVAVMYLGRVVETGPVKDILVSPRHPYTRGLVHSTPDIFVYKDLWGIPGDIHTGGDFIGCPFFPRCTQKTKKCNETIPYLIPVDGGREIACHRGGVAGLLKARDLNYSYQLPDGQYLKAVDDVELEIMEGEVLAIVGQTGSGKSTLAHILANVIKPESGNISFMGENASKESYGNRLNGIQIVFQDPFNSTSNRFTVLDAIKEPLDINKIGTREERLQMAKNVLELVHLPSTDVFLSKYCSELSGGQRQRVALARAMVMQPKLLIADEVTSALDVSTSANVMRLLKGLQNRRGFAMIYISHDLAMTLKIADRICVMNQGKIVEAGNSHEVMLSPSHEYTKRLVASKIPV from the coding sequence ATGAGTCTGCTTAAGATCAATGACCTGAAATGCCATTATCAGACAGATAACAATGCTGTAAAGGCTGTTGATGGTGTTTCTTTTGAAATAGAAGAAGGAGAGATTCTCGGCATTGTGGGAGAGTCCGGAAGTGGGAAGACCACTGTTGCACTTAGCATCATGGGCCTTCTACCGGAAAACACTGCGATCACAGGAGAGATAACCTACAATAAGAATGAGATCTCCTCTTTATCTGAAACTGAAATGGATAGATTCAGATGGAAGGATATTGCAATCGTTTTTCAGAATGGGCTTGAAGTGCTGAATCCTGTTATGAAAGTGGGATCCCAGGTAATAGAACCAATGATGAAGCACCTTGATATTGACTCTCACCAAGCCCAAAACAAATGCGCAGATCTGTTCAGGACCGTTCACCTTGATCCTAAATGGATGGATTCATATCCGCATCAGCTTTCCGGAGGCATGAGACAGAGAGTTCTTCTTGCAATGGCGCTTTCATGTGATCCTAAATTACTGATCCTTGATGAGGTTACTTCCGCACTTGATGCATTTACAAGGAAAGAGATAAGGGATCTTCTGGTTGAGCTTCAGGAAAAGAACGGTTACACGATGTTGATGATATCACACGATATCACTTTTGTATCTTCTGTCGCTTCAAGGGTTGCTGTCATGTATTTAGGAAGAGTTGTTGAAACCGGTCCTGTAAAGGATATTCTTGTATCACCAAGGCATCCATATACAAGAGGACTTGTTCATTCAACACCTGATATTTTCGTATATAAAGACCTCTGGGGAATTCCCGGTGACATCCATACAGGCGGCGATTTCATAGGTTGTCCTTTCTTCCCAAGGTGCACACAAAAAACAAAGAAATGCAATGAAACGATACCTTATCTGATCCCTGTTGACGGAGGAAGGGAAATTGCATGCCACAGAGGAGGTGTTGCAGGACTTCTGAAGGCAAGAGACCTGAATTACAGTTATCAGCTTCCTGACGGACAATACCTGAAAGCAGTTGATGATGTTGAGCTGGAAATAATGGAAGGAGAAGTCCTTGCAATTGTCGGACAAACAGGTTCTGGAAAGTCTACTCTTGCGCATATCCTTGCAAATGTGATAAAACCTGAGAGTGGGAACATATCGTTTATGGGTGAGAATGCCAGCAAGGAAAGTTATGGGAACAGGCTCAACGGTATCCAGATAGTATTCCAGGATCCCTTCAATTCAACAAGCAACAGGTTCACAGTGCTCGATGCAATAAAGGAACCTCTTGATATCAATAAGATCGGAACCAGAGAAGAGCGTTTGCAAATGGCAAAAAATGTCCTTGAACTCGTTCATCTTCCATCTACTGATGTTTTCCTCAGTAAATATTGCAGCGAACTTAGCGGCGGTCAGAGGCAGAGAGTTGCACTTGCCAGAGCTATGGTCATGCAGCCTAAACTCCTGATTGCAGATGAAGTCACTTCGGCTCTGGATGTTTCAACCTCTGCAAATGTAATGCGTCTGTTAAAAGGACTTCAGAACAGGAGAGGCTTTGCAATGATCTATATATCCCATGATCTTGCAATGACACTAAAAATTGCTGACAGAATATGTGTTATGAATCAGGGAAAGATCGTAGAGGCTGGTAATTCCCATGAAGTGATGCTTTCACCCTCCCATGAATACACAAAGAGGCTGGTGGCTTCTAAGATCCCTGTATGA
- a CDS encoding ABC transporter permease has protein sequence MHEKKLFQRLINPKGIIGLTILCSFIFIAIAAPFLTSYTPADVSSRPLLEPSSEHPLGTDDVGRDIFSNLLYGSRTSLMVAVLVSLGVLVIGTLAGVFSGCIGGNPDRVMMRGVDIFLMIPDLPLILILAAYLRPSLWNIIFILIVMGWPVGARITRAQTKTLRVSGHVDFARVSGAGNWYVIKKHIVPDLYPIMITTVVMQSIRAILSESGLAFLGLGDPSYPSWGTMIKYAVSYPLVFFTDAWMWWLIPAGLCITLLVLGFVFVGQALEGEK, from the coding sequence ATGCACGAAAAAAAGTTGTTTCAGAGATTGATAAATCCGAAAGGTATTATCGGGCTTACCATACTTTGTTCTTTCATTTTCATTGCCATTGCAGCACCATTTTTGACATCATACACACCCGCTGATGTATCAAGCAGACCTTTACTTGAACCGAGCAGTGAGCATCCTCTTGGTACCGATGATGTTGGAAGAGACATATTTTCAAATCTTCTCTATGGTTCAAGAACTTCATTGATGGTTGCTGTGCTGGTATCTCTTGGCGTTTTAGTGATAGGTACTCTTGCAGGTGTATTCTCAGGTTGTATCGGAGGAAATCCTGACAGGGTTATGATGCGAGGAGTCGATATTTTCCTTATGATTCCAGACCTGCCGCTCATCCTGATACTTGCAGCATACCTTAGGCCAAGTCTATGGAATATTATTTTCATTCTTATTGTAATGGGATGGCCTGTTGGTGCAAGGATTACCCGTGCCCAGACAAAAACATTAAGAGTATCAGGTCATGTGGACTTTGCCAGAGTTTCAGGAGCTGGCAACTGGTATGTGATCAAAAAACACATTGTTCCTGATTTGTATCCGATAATGATAACCACAGTTGTCATGCAATCTATTCGTGCCATACTTTCCGAATCAGGACTTGCATTTCTGGGTCTTGGAGATCCATCATATCCAAGCTGGGGAACCATGATAAAATATGCAGTTTCATATCCGCTGGTGTTTTTCACAGACGCATGGATGTGGTGGCTGATACCTGCCGGACTGTGTATCACTCTGCTTGTACTGGGTTTTGTATTTGTAGGACAGGCGCTGGAAGGTGAGAAATAA
- a CDS encoding DUF5658 family protein codes for MLPNNINTHSKGLFNTEAIYEFLHEARYIILLYIIGDFLTTFHALSNGYGFEENGILSGIMATHGLWSLLVVKIMILAVVYWNYCSIKASVHSYARKLWNLSRTGVSIFGLVLVINNLMVITVRSSLFECLGLF; via the coding sequence ATGCTTCCTAATAATATCAATACACACAGCAAAGGATTGTTCAACACAGAAGCGATATACGAATTCCTGCATGAGGCCAGATACATCATTCTGCTTTACATTATAGGAGATTTCCTTACAACCTTCCATGCATTGAGCAATGGATATGGGTTTGAGGAAAATGGCATTCTTTCAGGTATAATGGCAACTCATGGACTCTGGTCGCTGCTGGTTGTAAAAATAATGATACTGGCGGTAGTTTACTGGAACTATTGCTCCATCAAAGCATCAGTCCACTCGTATGCCAGAAAACTATGGAACCTGTCAAGGACAGGAGTCAGTATTTTCGGACTTGTTCTTGTGATCAATAATCTGATGGTAATTACTGTAAGATCAAGCCTGTTCGAGTGCCTGGGCCTCTTCTGA
- a CDS encoding FmdE family protein → MSSDCSTENTTREIASFEDAAKFHGHVCPGLTIGYIAAKAGIEKLESERDIDEELVTIVENDACGVDAVQVLTGCTIGKGNLIYKDHAKQVFTFICRDSKKAVRVALKASFNIDNIDPKVSELRPKVMSGSATDEEVKEFRERMDGISVTMRNTPVDEMFEVKFVDAEIPGKARIFNSLQCSTCGEMMAESRARIQNGEYICIPCYEEYNRGW, encoded by the coding sequence ATGTCATCAGATTGTTCTACCGAAAACACTACAAGAGAAATTGCTTCCTTTGAAGACGCTGCAAAGTTCCATGGACACGTCTGTCCTGGTCTTACCATAGGCTACATTGCAGCAAAAGCAGGTATTGAAAAACTGGAATCCGAAAGGGACATTGACGAGGAACTTGTCACCATTGTGGAAAATGATGCCTGCGGAGTAGATGCAGTCCAGGTGCTTACAGGCTGCACAATAGGAAAAGGCAATCTCATTTACAAGGACCATGCAAAACAGGTATTCACATTCATCTGTCGTGACAGCAAAAAAGCTGTAAGAGTAGCGCTTAAAGCCAGTTTTAATATTGACAACATTGACCCTAAGGTCAGTGAATTACGTCCTAAAGTTATGTCAGGCTCTGCAACTGATGAAGAAGTAAAAGAGTTCAGGGAAAGAATGGATGGCATTTCCGTAACAATGAGGAACACTCCTGTTGACGAGATGTTTGAGGTCAAATTCGTTGATGCCGAGATTCCTGGCAAAGCAAGAATATTCAATTCTCTTCAGTGTTCCACATGCGGTGAAATGATGGCAGAATCCAGAGCAAGGATCCAGAATGGAGAATATATCTGCATTCCATGCTATGAGGAATACAACCGAGGATGGTAA
- a CDS encoding ABC transporter ATP-binding protein — MQILDVKRLTVDFSTKEGVHHVLKNVDFNIGKGEIVGLIGESGSGKSTLAMTVLDINSRNRQMSGNISFMGERIDNIKKERMRQLRGKRIGFVPQSSMNALNPLVKIKSQFFETIKAHTNMSQKEMLSLTEKSLEMVGIDPSRMNSCSYEFSGGQRQRIMIALSMLLSPELIIADEPTTALDATVQLKIIELLKDVVQQKQTSMLVISHDLHTISRICDRIYIMYAGRIVETGTRDEILNNPVHPYTQKLLASRLPLMCEPVRVTGISGTPPSTLKKYEVCEFMERCDRVSEICRTLRPPECTGSVKVACHLKYNLECQLE, encoded by the coding sequence ATGCAGATACTTGATGTTAAAAGACTGACAGTTGATTTCTCAACAAAGGAAGGTGTGCACCATGTACTCAAGAATGTGGATTTCAACATAGGAAAAGGTGAAATTGTAGGCTTGATAGGTGAATCCGGATCAGGAAAATCCACACTTGCCATGACAGTTCTGGATATTAATTCCCGAAACAGGCAGATGTCAGGAAATATCAGTTTTATGGGAGAGAGAATTGACAACATCAAAAAAGAAAGGATGCGTCAACTCAGGGGAAAACGCATTGGATTTGTTCCACAATCCTCCATGAATGCACTCAATCCACTTGTGAAAATAAAGTCACAGTTCTTTGAGACAATTAAAGCTCATACAAATATGTCACAGAAGGAAATGCTTTCACTGACTGAAAAGTCACTTGAAATGGTAGGTATCGATCCTTCAAGGATGAACTCCTGTTCCTATGAATTCAGTGGCGGCCAGCGTCAGAGGATAATGATCGCGCTTTCAATGCTTCTTTCACCGGAACTTATCATTGCTGATGAGCCAACAACCGCGCTGGATGCAACAGTACAACTGAAAATAATCGAGTTACTAAAAGATGTGGTACAGCAGAAGCAAACTTCCATGCTTGTGATTTCCCATGACCTGCATACGATTTCCAGAATATGTGACCGGATCTACATCATGTATGCAGGAAGGATTGTTGAAACAGGCACAAGGGATGAAATTCTCAATAATCCAGTTCATCCTTATACCCAAAAGCTTCTGGCTTCGAGATTGCCTCTGATGTGTGAGCCGGTGAGAGTAACGGGAATATCAGGAACTCCGCCTTCAACTTTAAAGAAGTATGAGGTCTGCGAGTTTATGGAACGTTGTGACAGGGTTTCAGAAATATGCCGGACATTAAGACCTCCTGAGTGTACAGGTAGTGTGAAAGTGGCCTGCCATTTGAAATATAATCTGGAGTGCCAGTTGGAGTGA
- a CDS encoding ABC transporter substrate-binding protein, which translates to MKLSKRSISLFISLILIGAVFTASFMPASASGEDSNEERVFTASWGTSGTADWGFPSPLTFYPRGPGYIMTSYCFDALVWPEESGDFTGLLAESWESSDDGLEWTFHLREGVTWHDGEPFTADDVVFTMDYIKGKASISPIGSSWYNTGVIKSVESLDDHTVVITLNYPYAPFMQQVAAVIPIMPEHIWEDVEDPGKYMEDEAAIGTGPFILEDYDKDQQSYKYTANKDYFLGEPIIDTLIYVKTSDVVISLKTGEIDESGLTLDQVQALDESDNMEVISGPGYWVYRLRFNIPSNTILSDTTVRQAIYYSMNCSDIESRVLHGGGIEGNPGYVPPYSSWYNPDVTQYEYDIDTANQMLDDAGYSETNSDGVRLDSEDNPLEFQLLYTSDQQSQRIAELVQTYLKEIGIGITLKPGDTKTVDGLVTAGNFDLAIYSHGTSTDPARMLNSFPTSTGWNDSEFMALAEEQMSTMDEEKRKELVDAMQVLIADNVPTIPIMYRNVYSASNKDTVTGFYYTDGGVGGGVPTEYNKLVFIYGTWNGDNDDTAEGTTENAVASIGILGSVAILVCAFVLIRHGNS; encoded by the coding sequence ATGAAATTGAGTAAAAGATCAATTTCCCTTTTCATATCATTAATCCTGATTGGTGCAGTATTCACAGCATCATTCATGCCTGCATCCGCTTCAGGCGAAGACAGTAATGAAGAAAGAGTATTTACAGCCAGCTGGGGCACAAGTGGAACTGCAGACTGGGGTTTTCCTTCTCCGCTGACATTCTATCCACGCGGTCCCGGATACATCATGACAAGCTACTGTTTTGATGCACTTGTATGGCCGGAAGAATCAGGAGATTTCACAGGACTTCTTGCAGAATCATGGGAAAGTTCCGATGATGGCCTTGAATGGACATTCCACCTTAGAGAAGGAGTAACATGGCACGATGGTGAACCGTTCACAGCAGATGATGTTGTTTTCACAATGGACTACATCAAAGGAAAGGCATCAATAAGCCCGATTGGTTCAAGCTGGTACAATACTGGAGTAATTAAAAGCGTTGAGTCTCTCGATGATCATACTGTTGTTATCACACTGAACTATCCATATGCACCATTTATGCAGCAGGTTGCAGCAGTCATCCCTATCATGCCAGAACACATCTGGGAAGATGTTGAAGACCCAGGCAAATACATGGAAGACGAGGCTGCAATTGGAACCGGACCATTCATTCTTGAAGACTACGATAAGGACCAGCAGTCTTACAAATACACAGCTAACAAGGACTATTTTCTTGGAGAGCCAATAATTGATACTCTTATCTATGTCAAAACATCCGATGTTGTAATTTCCCTGAAGACAGGAGAGATCGATGAATCCGGCCTTACACTTGACCAAGTACAGGCACTTGATGAATCTGACAACATGGAAGTTATCAGCGGACCAGGTTACTGGGTTTACCGCCTGAGATTCAATATTCCTTCAAACACAATACTCAGCGACACAACAGTTCGTCAGGCTATCTACTATTCTATGAACTGTTCAGATATTGAGAGCAGAGTGCTTCACGGCGGTGGAATTGAAGGAAATCCGGGATATGTTCCTCCTTATTCAAGCTGGTACAATCCTGATGTGACTCAGTATGAATATGATATCGATACAGCTAACCAGATGCTGGATGATGCAGGTTATTCTGAAACTAACAGCGATGGAGTAAGATTGGATTCAGAAGACAATCCACTTGAGTTCCAGTTACTTTACACATCTGACCAGCAGAGCCAGAGGATTGCAGAACTTGTCCAGACATACCTGAAAGAAATTGGTATTGGCATCACACTTAAACCCGGAGACACCAAGACCGTTGACGGACTCGTCACAGCAGGTAACTTTGATCTGGCAATATACTCACACGGTACATCCACAGACCCTGCAAGAATGCTGAACTCATTCCCTACATCAACAGGATGGAATGATTCCGAGTTCATGGCTCTTGCAGAAGAGCAGATGAGCACAATGGACGAGGAAAAGCGTAAGGAACTGGTTGACGCGATGCAGGTTCTTATCGCTGACAACGTACCAACCATCCCGATAATGTACAGGAACGTTTACAGTGCAAGCAACAAGGACACAGTAACCGGTTTTTATTATACAGATGGTGGAGTGGGTGGCGGTGTGCCAACTGAATACAACAAACTTGTTTTCATCTATGGAACCTGGAATGGTGACAATGATGACACTGCTGAAGGAACAACAGAGAATGCAGTTGCCAGCATTGGAATACTTGGCTCAGTTGCAATCCTTGTATGTGCCTTCGTCCTGATACGCCACGGGAATAGCTAA